The [Bacillus] selenitireducens MLS10 genome includes a region encoding these proteins:
- the lepB gene encoding signal peptidase I yields MAKSESWEWIKAVAVALILAVVIRGFFFAPIVVDGQSMMPTLEHNDRMIVNKIGYNISEPDRFDIIVFHAPQNKDYIKRVIGVPGDTIRYDDDVLYLNDDAVEEAYLDDYKAASTSRPFTGDFDLEDVTGYDTVPDDHFFVLGDNRQHSKDSRHIGFVHEDEIVGKANMVFWPMGDFRLVD; encoded by the coding sequence GTGGCAAAATCAGAATCATGGGAATGGATAAAGGCGGTGGCTGTTGCATTAATCTTAGCGGTCGTAATCAGAGGGTTCTTTTTTGCCCCGATTGTAGTTGACGGCCAATCAATGATGCCAACGCTTGAACATAATGACCGAATGATCGTGAATAAGATCGGCTATAATATCTCGGAGCCGGACCGGTTCGACATTATCGTGTTTCATGCTCCTCAAAATAAAGATTATATCAAACGTGTGATCGGTGTGCCGGGGGATACCATCCGATATGATGATGATGTCCTTTACCTGAATGACGATGCGGTTGAAGAAGCCTATCTTGATGACTACAAAGCGGCATCGACAAGCAGGCCTTTTACAGGGGATTTTGATTTAGAAGATGTAACCGGCTATGATACAGTCCCGGATGATCATTTTTTCGTTTTGGGAGATAACAGACAGCACAGTAAGGACAGCAGACATATCGGCTTTGTTCACGAAGACGAGATAGTCGGCAAGGCAAATATGGTATTCTGGCCGATGGGAGATTTCCGGCTGGTGGACTGA
- the rplS gene encoding 50S ribosomal protein L19, with protein MEQLIRDITKEQLKTDLPDFRPGDTIRAHVKVVEGTRERIQVFEGVVIKVRGTGISETFTVRKVSYGVGVERTFPVHSPRLDKIEVTRKGKVRRAKLYYLRALRGKAARIKER; from the coding sequence ATGGAACAATTAATCAGAGACATTACGAAAGAACAACTGAAAACTGATCTCCCTGATTTCCGTCCCGGTGATACAATCCGTGCCCACGTTAAAGTTGTCGAGGGTACTCGTGAGCGTATCCAGGTGTTTGAAGGTGTCGTTATCAAAGTACGCGGTACAGGAATCAGTGAAACATTCACTGTTCGTAAGGTATCTTACGGTGTAGGCGTTGAGCGTACGTTCCCAGTACATTCCCCGCGACTCGACAAGATCGAGGTTACACGTAAAGGTAAGGTACGTCGTGCGAAGCTTTACTATCTGCGTGCACTTCGCGGAAAAGCAGCGCGAATCAAAGAGAGATAA